CTGAGCCGCCCGTGGCGGCGATGAGCACCGGCTTGCCGGCCACCGCGTCCGGGTCGAGCACGTCGAAGAAGGACTTGAACAGGCCGCTGTAGGACGCGGAGAACACCGGGGTGACGACGATCAGTCCGTCCGCCGCCGCCACCGCCTCCTGCGCGGCCGCCAGCCGCCGCCCGGGGAAGCCGTTGGTGAAGTGGTGGGCGATCTCGACGGCCAGGTCGCGCAGCTCCACGACCTCGACGTCGACGGACGCGTGCCGCCCCACCGCCCCGGTGAGCCGGTCGGCCAGCAGCCGGGTGGACGACGGGACGCTCAGCCCCGCCGAGAGCACGACGAGCTTCATGCCACGACCTCCTTCTCCGTCTTGCCCCCGTCGGCTCCTTCGGCCTGCTTCTGCGCAAGCAGCGACCCGTGGGTCGGCGCGTCCGGCACGTCGGCCGGACGGCCCACGGCGAACTCCTTGCGCAGCACCGGTACGACCTCCTCGCCGAGCAGGTCGAGCTGCTCCAGCACGGTCTTCAGCGGCAGCCCCGCGTGGTCCAGCAGGAACAGCTGACGCTGGTAGTCGCCCGCGTACTCGCGGAACTTCAGGGTCTTCTCGATGACCTGCTCGGGCGTGCCGACGGTCAGCGGGGTCTGGTCGGTGAAGTCCTCCAGGGACGGCCCGTGCCCGTAGACCGGCGCGTTGTCGAAGTACGGGCGGAACTCACGCACCGCGTCCTGCGAGTTCCTCCGCATGAACACCTGGCCGCCCAGGCCGACGATGGCCTGCTCGGGGGTGCCGTGCCCGTAGTGCGCGTACCGGGCGCGGTAGAGCTCGACCATCCGCCGGGTGTGGTCGGCCGGCCAGAAGATGTTGTTGTGGAAGAAGCCGTCGCCGTAGAACGCGGCCTGCTCGGCGATCTCGGGCGAGCGGATGGAGC
The window above is part of the Streptomyces sp. NBC_00425 genome. Proteins encoded here:
- a CDS encoding LLM class flavin-dependent oxidoreductase — translated: MQFGIFSVGDVTPDPTTGRTPTERERIKAMVAIALKAEEVGLDVFATGEHHNPPFVPSSPTTMLGYIAAQTEKLILSTSTTLITTNDPVKIAEDFAMLQHLADGRVDLMMGRGNTGPVYPWFGQDIREGINLAVENYALLRRLWREDVVDWEGAFRTALQGFTSTPRPLDDVPPFVWHGSIRSPEIAEQAAFYGDGFFHNNIFWPADHTRRMVELYRARYAHYGHGTPEQAIVGLGGQVFMRRNSQDAVREFRPYFDNAPVYGHGPSLEDFTDQTPLTVGTPEQVIEKTLKFREYAGDYQRQLFLLDHAGLPLKTVLEQLDLLGEEVVPVLRKEFAVGRPADVPDAPTHGSLLAQKQAEGADGGKTEKEVVA
- a CDS encoding FMN reductase encodes the protein MKLVVLSAGLSVPSSTRLLADRLTGAVGRHASVDVEVVELRDLAVEIAHHFTNGFPGRRLAAAQEAVAAADGLIVVTPVFSASYSGLFKSFFDVLDPDAVAGKPVLIAATGGSARHSLVLEHALRPLFSYLHAVVVPTAVYAASEDWGAQGLPERIERAAGELTALMTGLSAPSPAPQPAKAGQEAGFTVVPFAEQLAALAAR